One part of the Schistocerca americana isolate TAMUIC-IGC-003095 unplaced genomic scaffold, iqSchAmer2.1 HiC_scaffold_266, whole genome shotgun sequence genome encodes these proteins:
- the LOC124577355 gene encoding nascent polypeptide-associated complex subunit alpha, muscle-specific form-like produces the protein MTARTPHCAYCANRLHQPQPTLRMPSRRTSPAATPANRTAVRHLPGGACARPAPQREPTTSEPRRTHHHAHKATAACQQLSTRVVATGARHTPAGAGAQQAPPTQKRRPPHPGQGQEHGKRRQSESGAHRTPAGAKSAASAANAKAAPAAPRPEPRAQQAPPQPKRRPPHPGRSQSTANAANAKAAPATPRPRPRAQQAPPKQKRRPPHPGRSQEHSKRRQSKSGARRTPAGAKSTASAANAKAAPAAPRPEPRAQQAPPTQKRRPPHPGRSQSTASAAEASKCHSPVSKDTRHKCPTP, from the exons ATGACCGCCAGAACTCCCCACTGTGCTTATTGCGCCAACCGCCTGCACCAACCACAGCCAACATTGCGTATG CCCAGCCGGCGGACGAGCCCCGCCGCTACCCCGGCCAACCGCACCGCCGTCCGACATTTGCCGGGCGGAGCATGTGCGAGGCCGGCGCCGCAGCGGGAGCCCACCACCAGCGAGCCGCGCAGGACGCACCACCATGCGCATAAGGCAACTGCCGCGTGCCAACAGCTGTCGACACGCGTCGTTGCCAC CGGCGCCCGCCACACCCCGGCCGGAGCCGGGGCGCAGCAagcgccgccaacgcaaaagcggcgcccgccgcaccccggccaaGGCCAAGAGCACGGCAAGCGCCGCCAAAGTGAAAGCGGCGCCcaccgcaccccggccggagccaagagcgcagcaagcgccgccaacgcaaaagcggcgcccgccgcaccccggccggagccaagagcacagcaagcgccgccacagccaaagcggcgcccgccgcaccccggccggagccagaGCACAGCAAAcgccgccaacgcaaaagcggcACCCGCCACACCCCGGCCAAGGCCAAGAGCACAGCAGGCGCCGCCAaagcaaaagcggcgcccgccgcaccccggccggagccaagagcacagcaagcgccgccaaagcaaaagcggcgcccgccgcaccccggccggagccaagagcacagcaagcgccgccaacgcaaaagcggcgcccgccgcaccccggccggagccaagagcacagcaagcgccgccaacgcaaaagcggcgcccgccgcaccccggccggagccagaGCACAGCAAGCGCCGCAGAAGCGAGCAAGTGCCATTCGCCAGTGAGCAAGGATACTAGACACAAGTGTCCGACACCTTAG